In Desulfovibrio sp. 86, the following proteins share a genomic window:
- a CDS encoding amino acid permease encodes MKKDTQELHRALKNRHIQLIALGGAIGTGLFLGSAGTIQMAGPAVILSYAIGGFIAFLIMRQLGEMMAQEPVAGSFSNLAYKYWGEFPGLLSGWNYWILYVLVGMSELTAVAVYVQYWFPGIEPWQTTAFFFLLINGINLAQVSVFGEMEFWFASIKVAAIVAMIALGTFLLVSGNAGPDASVSNLWEYGGFFARGWGGVFTSLAVVSFSFGGLELVGIAAAETANPQKTIPKAVNQLIYRILIFYIGALTVLLTLHPWNKLGAPVDKSRWAEAMVASPFVQIFDLIGVPSAAHVLNFVVLTAALSVYNSCVYCNSRMLYGLALQGNAPKALAQVSARGVPVPALMISSGATLLCVLLNYFMPAQALGMLMALVVAALVINWAMISLTHIKFRAAKVKAGEKIVFKAFWFPLSNYLCLLFMAVVLVVLTQIGMAGSVEAVPVWLILVWLGYKAKKKYNL; translated from the coding sequence ATGAAAAAAGACACACAAGAACTACACCGTGCCTTAAAAAACAGGCACATCCAGCTGATTGCCCTTGGCGGAGCCATTGGTACAGGCCTTTTTCTCGGATCTGCGGGCACGATTCAAATGGCCGGTCCTGCCGTTATTCTCAGCTATGCCATCGGCGGGTTTATCGCTTTTCTCATCATGCGCCAGCTTGGCGAAATGATGGCGCAGGAGCCTGTGGCCGGGTCTTTCAGCAATCTTGCCTACAAGTACTGGGGCGAATTCCCCGGTCTGCTCTCCGGTTGGAACTACTGGATACTGTACGTGTTGGTGGGCATGTCGGAACTCACTGCCGTGGCCGTGTACGTGCAGTACTGGTTTCCGGGCATTGAGCCGTGGCAGACCACGGCTTTTTTCTTTCTTCTCATCAATGGCATCAACCTTGCCCAGGTGAGCGTTTTTGGCGAGATGGAGTTCTGGTTCGCCTCCATCAAGGTTGCGGCCATTGTTGCCATGATTGCCCTTGGCACCTTTCTTCTGGTGTCCGGCAACGCAGGGCCCGACGCCAGCGTCAGCAACCTTTGGGAATACGGCGGCTTTTTTGCCAGAGGCTGGGGCGGCGTCTTCACTTCTCTGGCCGTGGTGAGCTTTTCCTTTGGCGGGCTTGAGCTTGTGGGCATTGCCGCCGCAGAAACGGCCAATCCGCAAAAAACCATCCCCAAGGCCGTCAACCAGCTTATCTACCGCATTCTCATCTTCTACATCGGCGCGCTCACCGTGCTGCTGACCCTGCATCCCTGGAACAAGCTTGGCGCTCCAGTGGACAAGAGCCGCTGGGCCGAAGCCATGGTGGCCAGCCCCTTTGTGCAGATTTTTGATCTTATCGGCGTTCCCTCGGCGGCGCATGTGCTTAACTTTGTGGTGCTGACCGCGGCGCTGTCCGTGTATAACAGTTGCGTGTACTGCAACAGCCGCATGCTTTACGGGCTGGCGCTTCAGGGCAACGCGCCCAAGGCGCTGGCCCAAGTCAGCGCCAGGGGCGTGCCGGTTCCCGCGCTTATGATATCCTCGGGCGCAACGCTGTTGTGCGTGCTGCTGAACTATTTTATGCCCGCCCAGGCCCTTGGCATGCTTATGGCGCTGGTGGTGGCGGCCCTTGTCATCAACTGGGCCATGATCAGCCTTACGCACATAAAGTTTCGGGCCGCCAAGGTAAAGGCCGGTGAAAAGATCGTGTTCAAAGCCTTCTGGTTTCCGCTGTCCAATTATCTCTGCCTGCTTTTCATGGCCGTGGTGCTTGTGGTGCTGACGCAGATCGGCATGGCAGGCTCGGTGGAGGCGGTGCCGGTGTGGCTGATTCTTGTGTGGCTTGGGTACAAGGCGAAGAAAAAATACAATTTGTGA
- a CDS encoding pyridoxal-phosphate-dependent aminotransferase family protein — protein sequence MSTVLGTLDHVLLMAPGPSPVASNVLQAMSLPTLGHLDPDCIKVMDAIQGQLRAVCKTGNDVTFPISGTGSAGMETCFVNLIEPGDAVLVINNGVFSSRMVEVASRLGAEVDVVESPWGTPVKVQDVKAQLAKKHYKILAVVHAETSTGVNNPVAELGELVKGSDTLYLVDSVAGLGGVDVQVDNWGVDAFYSGSQKCLSVPPGLAPASFSEAAMDAMAKRKTKVPNWYLDVSLIRKYWEGSPRVYHHTAPINMYYGLHQALDNLLTEGLDAAFARHKAMHQRLVDGLAALGFSLYVKEGAAPQVNLFVPPAGVDPNALKGCLREKHKIEVAGGLGALAGKVLRVGVMGEGARPEAIDKLLAAIRACMGK from the coding sequence ATGAGTACCGTTTTGGGAACGCTTGACCATGTTCTGCTGATGGCCCCCGGCCCCAGCCCCGTTGCCTCCAACGTCCTGCAGGCCATGAGCCTGCCCACCCTTGGGCACCTCGACCCCGACTGCATCAAGGTTATGGATGCCATTCAGGGGCAGTTGCGGGCCGTGTGCAAAACCGGCAACGACGTTACCTTTCCCATTTCCGGCACAGGCTCGGCCGGTATGGAAACGTGCTTCGTCAACCTGATCGAGCCTGGCGACGCCGTGCTTGTGATCAATAACGGCGTATTCAGTTCCCGCATGGTGGAAGTGGCCTCGCGGCTTGGAGCAGAAGTGGACGTGGTGGAAAGCCCCTGGGGCACGCCCGTCAAGGTGCAGGACGTCAAGGCGCAACTGGCGAAAAAGCATTACAAGATTCTGGCCGTGGTGCATGCCGAGACATCCACGGGCGTGAACAACCCTGTGGCCGAATTGGGCGAACTCGTCAAGGGCAGCGACACCCTGTATCTCGTGGACAGCGTGGCCGGACTTGGCGGCGTGGACGTGCAGGTGGACAACTGGGGCGTCGATGCCTTTTACAGCGGGTCGCAAAAATGCCTTTCCGTCCCCCCCGGCCTTGCGCCCGCGTCGTTCTCCGAGGCTGCCATGGACGCCATGGCCAAACGCAAGACCAAGGTGCCCAACTGGTATCTGGACGTGTCGCTTATCCGCAAATACTGGGAAGGCTCCCCGCGTGTGTACCACCACACCGCGCCCATAAACATGTACTACGGCCTGCACCAGGCCCTGGACAACCTGCTGACCGAAGGGCTGGACGCGGCATTCGCGCGCCACAAGGCCATGCACCAACGCCTGGTGGACGGCCTCGCTGCCCTGGGCTTCAGCCTCTATGTCAAGGAAGGCGCGGCCCCGCAGGTGAACCTCTTTGTACCGCCCGCCGGCGTGGACCCCAACGCGCTGAAGGGCTGCCTGCGCGAAAAGCATAAAATCGAAGTGGCTGGCGGGCTGGGCGCCCTGGCTGGCAAGGTGCTTCGTGTGGGCGTCATGGGCGAAGGCGCGCGGCCTGAAGCCATTGACAAGCTGCTCGCGGCCATTCGTGCCTGCATGGGCAAATAA
- a CDS encoding helix-turn-helix domain-containing protein codes for MKVYPYLSSAIARVIEVLRAERGMTKSSLADFACLERRYLRDIERELKKPTVNAIYSICEALRVQPEDFFRRVSEEIEKKKNSERRAASISKAMTVKAESNEEKV; via the coding sequence ATGAAAGTATATCCATACCTTTCGAGCGCCATTGCCAGGGTGATTGAGGTGTTGCGGGCAGAGCGCGGCATGACCAAGTCGTCTCTGGCTGACTTTGCCTGCCTTGAGAGACGCTATTTGCGAGACATTGAACGGGAGTTGAAAAAGCCGACCGTCAATGCCATCTATTCCATTTGCGAAGCTTTGCGAGTTCAGCCGGAGGATTTTTTCAGGCGCGTTTCAGAAGAGATTGAAAAAAAGAAAAACAGTGAGCGCCGCGCCGCCTCCATCAGCAAGGCCATGACGGTTAAGGCAGAGAGCAACGAAGAAAAGGTTTGA
- a CDS encoding transporter substrate-binding domain-containing protein, with translation MKMFQFRILLLVLSILLYSSVCPRAHAQEEAMRVGFFEFGDYMFRARSGQYQGLIFEFLQEISRTTGMRYKVVDCGNWTRSLEMLENDQIDLLPCTFFTPERAEKMLFPNLPLANSFMTISVRDDDARYTFEDYAALDGMRVGVLANTKNVPALEAFMRDRNLNLTLVPYIDMQSMLQALRDKELDGVGITNLGKNNPFRVIAQFSPEPFYIAVNKRKPEIDRPRFFVPG, from the coding sequence ATGAAGATGTTTCAGTTCAGGATCCTTTTGCTGGTTCTCTCAATTCTGCTTTACTCGAGCGTCTGCCCGCGCGCCCACGCCCAGGAAGAGGCTATGCGCGTGGGTTTTTTTGAATTCGGCGACTACATGTTTCGTGCCCGCAGTGGCCAGTACCAGGGGCTCATCTTTGAGTTTCTGCAAGAAATTTCCCGAACCACTGGCATGCGTTACAAAGTTGTGGACTGCGGCAACTGGACCCGCAGCCTGGAAATGCTTGAAAACGACCAGATAGACCTTTTGCCCTGCACCTTTTTTACGCCAGAACGCGCCGAAAAGATGCTCTTTCCCAACCTGCCTCTTGCCAATTCCTTCATGACCATCAGCGTCAGAGACGATGACGCGCGCTATACCTTTGAAGACTATGCCGCGTTGGACGGCATGCGCGTGGGCGTTCTGGCCAACACCAAGAACGTCCCCGCCCTTGAAGCCTTTATGCGCGATCGCAACCTGAACTTGACGCTGGTGCCTTACATCGACATGCAAAGCATGCTGCAAGCCCTGCGCGACAAGGAACTGGACGGCGTGGGCATCACCAACCTTGGCAAAAACAATCCCTTTCGCGTTATCGCACAATTTTCGCCAGAACCTTTTTACATTGCCGTCAACAAGCGCAAGCCCGAAATTGACCGGCCCCGGTTTTTTGTACCAGGCTAA
- a CDS encoding IS3 family transposase (programmed frameshift): MGRKNFTAEQIIFKLREVEVLVGQGESIAMACRKIAVTEQTYYRWRKEYGGMGTDQLKRLKELEKENARLRRAVADLSLEKIILAEAAKGKLLSPARRRQCAEHVREQTGSSERKICAVLGQNRTTQRYTSSVREFSVLVRQAVINYASEYGRYGYRAITDLLRMDGWGISYNRVERIWKQEGLKVPAKQRPRKRLWLNDGSCVRLRPEWKNHVWAYDFVHCRTVNGKAFRVLVVIDEYSRECLALHVARTIRAEQVMHVLADLFLTHGRPDNIRSDNGPEFVALALKKWLAELSVQTQYIEPGSPWENGYCESFNGKLRDKLLDGELFMTLQEAEIVIENWRRHYNHRRPHRSLGGQPPAPLTFFAPPMGGAMGSLSPPTELLCIRMAEEAPQSACH; encoded by the exons ATGGGTCGCAAAAACTTCACAGCAGAGCAGATTATCTTCAAGCTACGCGAGGTCGAGGTGCTAGTGGGACAAGGCGAGAGCATCGCCATGGCCTGCCGAAAGATAGCCGTGACGGAGCAAACCTACTACCGTTGGCGCAAGGAATACGGTGGCATGGGAACGGATCAGCTCAAGCGGTTGAAAGAGCTTGAAAAGGAAAATGCCAGACTGCGGCGGGCAGTGGCCGATCTGAGTCTTGAGAAAATTATTTTGGCGGAGGCGGCAA AAGGGAAACTTTTGAGCCCCGCTCGTCGCCGCCAATGTGCGGAGCATGTTCGTGAGCAGACCGGGAGCAGCGAGCGTAAAATATGCGCTGTTCTTGGGCAAAACCGGACAACGCAGCGGTACACGTCTTCTGTCCGTGAATTTTCAGTGCTGGTGCGCCAGGCGGTGATCAACTACGCTTCGGAGTATGGCCGGTACGGATACAGGGCGATAACCGATCTTTTGCGGATGGACGGGTGGGGTATCAGCTACAACCGCGTAGAGCGGATTTGGAAACAGGAAGGCTTGAAGGTTCCGGCAAAACAGCGCCCACGAAAACGGCTGTGGTTGAATGACGGTTCCTGCGTTCGTCTCCGCCCGGAGTGGAAAAACCATGTCTGGGCTTATGACTTCGTGCATTGCCGTACCGTTAATGGCAAAGCCTTCCGGGTATTGGTGGTCATTGACGAATACAGCCGTGAATGCTTGGCCTTGCATGTGGCTCGTACGATTCGTGCCGAGCAGGTCATGCATGTCTTGGCGGATTTGTTTTTGACCCATGGCCGACCGGACAATATTCGTTCGGACAACGGCCCGGAATTCGTGGCATTAGCCTTGAAAAAGTGGTTGGCGGAACTATCGGTACAGACTCAATACATTGAGCCGGGAAGCCCTTGGGAAAACGGCTACTGCGAAAGCTTTAACGGAAAATTGCGCGACAAGCTGCTGGACGGCGAGCTGTTTATGACGCTACAAGAGGCTGAAATTGTTATTGAGAACTGGCGTAGGCATTACAATCACCGCCGGCCGCATCGTTCCCTGGGAGGCCAACCGCCAGCACCTCTGACGTTTTTTGCCCCTCCCATGGGAGGGGCAATGGGGTCGCTCTCGCCTCCCACTGAGTTGTTGTGTATACGGATGGCAGAAGAAGCGCCGCAAAGCGCTTGCCACTAA
- the rbr gene encoding rubrerythrin, whose translation MKSLKGSQTEKNILTAFAGESQARNRYDFFSGVAKKDGFVLVEEIFLETAAQEKEHAKRLFKFLEGGEVEIQAAYPAGIIAGSEANLLAAAHGENYEHTEMYPSMAATAEKEGFSEVAFAMRHIAVAEAYHEKRFLKLASDIKEGRMFMRSKPTVWRCLNCGCLVEGDHAPEMCPACAHPKAYFEELNYCF comes from the coding sequence ATGAAATCATTGAAGGGCAGCCAGACTGAAAAGAACATTCTTACCGCTTTTGCCGGTGAATCCCAGGCGCGCAACCGCTATGACTTCTTTTCCGGTGTGGCCAAAAAAGACGGCTTCGTGCTGGTGGAAGAGATTTTTCTTGAAACCGCTGCGCAGGAAAAGGAACATGCCAAACGCCTGTTCAAGTTTCTTGAGGGCGGCGAAGTAGAAATTCAGGCAGCCTATCCCGCTGGCATCATCGCCGGCAGCGAAGCCAACCTGCTGGCCGCCGCCCATGGCGAAAATTATGAGCATACCGAGATGTATCCTTCTATGGCAGCCACTGCCGAAAAAGAAGGTTTTTCTGAAGTGGCCTTTGCCATGCGCCATATCGCCGTGGCCGAAGCCTATCACGAAAAGCGTTTTCTGAAGCTGGCCAGCGACATCAAGGAAGGACGCATGTTTATGCGTTCCAAGCCCACGGTGTGGCGCTGCCTTAATTGCGGCTGTCTTGTGGAAGGCGACCATGCGCCCGAAATGTGCCCCGCATGTGCGCATCCCAAGGCCTACTTTGAAGAACTGAACTACTGCTTCTAG
- a CDS encoding FlxA-like family protein, whose amino-acid sequence MSVSSTSAYGVSGLSGVDELWSVTGGSGKTVSSASSESGSGDTVSISDKARELFAEKLGRYTASASDSDKKAETASSSGVSVEGLSGGAAEESAQSTGGAGGGSGVGGGSGGANSVENIKKQIEALKSQLTSLASHVTGGVMDAGINSKINALQAQIAALEAQLAEAQRVA is encoded by the coding sequence ATGAGCGTGTCCAGCACAAGCGCATACGGCGTCAGCGGTCTTTCTGGCGTGGATGAACTCTGGAGCGTTACCGGAGGCAGCGGCAAAACCGTCAGCAGCGCCTCGTCAGAGAGCGGCTCCGGCGATACGGTAAGCATCTCCGATAAAGCCAGGGAGCTTTTTGCCGAAAAACTGGGCCGGTATACCGCCTCGGCCTCTGACAGCGACAAAAAAGCCGAAACTGCCAGCTCTTCCGGCGTATCCGTTGAAGGACTTTCCGGCGGCGCGGCGGAGGAGTCCGCCCAGAGTACGGGCGGCGCAGGTGGAGGCTCCGGAGTTGGCGGCGGATCCGGTGGAGCAAATTCCGTTGAGAACATCAAAAAGCAGATTGAAGCTCTCAAAAGTCAGTTGACCAGTCTTGCCAGTCATGTGACCGGCGGTGTGATGGATGCCGGAATCAATAGTAAAATTAATGCCCTCCAGGCACAAATAGCGGCTCTGGAGGCCCAGCTTGCAGAGGCGCAACGGGTTGCATAA